A stretch of Sebastes fasciatus isolate fSebFas1 chromosome 19, fSebFas1.pri, whole genome shotgun sequence DNA encodes these proteins:
- the cenpa gene encoding histone H3-like centromeric protein A encodes MRRHDESASRRKGKTPQRRPPQEAPGTSGSTGRSPRRSGESRRPPGSPKKRRFRPGTRALMEIRKFQKSTDLLLRKGPFSRLVREVCQSFSSEALRWQVFALLALQEAAEAFLVMLFSDANLCAIHAKRVTIFPRDIQLARRIRGVDNL; translated from the exons ATGAGGCGTCATGATGAATCTGCCAGCCGCAGGAAGGGGAAGACCCCTCAACGTCGTCCCCCGCAGGAAGCCCCAGGGACCTCCGGTTCGACAGGCCGGTCCCCAAGACGGAGTGGAGAATCAA GGAGGCCCCCAGGTTCTCCTAAGAAGAGAAGGTTTCGACCAGGGACGAGGGCCTTAATGGAGATTCGCAAGTTCCAGAAGAGCACCGATCTTCTGCTCAGGAAGGGACCCTTCTCTCGCCTG GTTCGAGAGGTGTGCCAGAGTTTTTCCAGTGAAGCTCTCCGGTGGCAGGTCTTCGCTCTTCTGGCCCTGCAGGAG GCTGCAGAGGCGTTTCTCGTCATGCTATTCTCAGACGCCAACCTGTGTGCCATCCACGCCAAGCGGGTCACGATATTCCCCCGTGACATTCAGCTGGCCAGGAGGATCCGCGGGGTGGATAAcctataa
- the psmb10 gene encoding proteasome subunit beta type-10 produces MLHSVKACEPPAGGFCFENSRRNAVLESNLSEFGYKAPSARKTGTTIAGIVFKDGVILGADTRATDDMVVADKNCMKIHYIAPKIYCCGAGVAADAEVTTQIMSSNVELHMLNTGRPPLVAMVTRQLKQMLFRYQGQVGSSLIVGGVDVTGNHLYSVYPHGSYDKLPFVTMGSGAAAAVAVFEDRFKPNMELEEAKQLVRDAITAGIFCDLGSGSNVDLCVITQAGVETLRPYDKPTTKGKRSGQYRYKPGTTGVLTKTVTPLSLDVVDQSVQIMDTE; encoded by the exons ATGCTGCACAGTGTGAAGGCCTGTGAGCCGCCGGCTGGAGGTTTCTGCTTTGAGAACAGCCGCAG GAATGCAGTGTTGGAGTCCAATTTGTCAGAGTTTGGCTACAAAGCTCCCAGTGCCAGAAAGACCGGGACCACCATCGCTGGGATTGTGTTCAAG GATGGAGTGATCCTGGGAGCAGACACCAGGGCTACAGACGACATGGTGGTGGCGGACAAAAACTGCATGAAGATTCACTACATCGCTCCCAAGATCTA CTGCTGTGGTGCCGGCGTGGCTGCAGACGCAGAGGTCACCACACAGATCATGTCGTCCAATGTGGAACTGCACATGCTCAACACTGGGCGACCCCCACTCGTCGCCATGGTAACCCGACAGCTGAAACAGATGCTGTTCAG GTACCAGGGTCAAGTCGGGTCGTCTCTGATCGTTGGAGGAGTGGACGTGACTGGAAATCACCTATACAGTGTTTACCCACACGGCTCCTACGACAAACTGCCCTTCGTCACCATGG GCTCtggagctgcagctgctgtcGCTGTATTTGAGGACAGATTCAAACCAAACATGGAG ctgGAAGAGGCGAAGCAGCTCGTACGAGACGCCATCACTGCAGGGATTTTCTGTGACCTGGGTTCAGGCAGCAACGTGGACTTGTGTGTCATCACCCAGGCTGGAGTGGAGACTCTGCGACCCTACGACAAGCCCACGACGAAGGGCAAAAG aTCGGGTCAGTACAGATATAAACCCGGCACCACGGGCGTCCTTACCAAGACTGTGACCCCACTCTCTCTGGATGTGGTCGACCAATCTGTTCAGATCATGGACActgaataa
- the crata gene encoding carnitine O-acetyltransferase: MWGICSRTMVKVGMAKPCAVMKPCHLVKPVSVTRVTGRYLTHQKGLPGLPVPPLQQTCERYISALEPIVEVDELKHTKELVDDFQKAGGVGERLQRGLEKRAQNAVNWLSDWWVQVAYLDYRLPVVVHSSPGLVLPRMNFSDKQGQIRFAAKLIAGVLDFKIMIDNETLPVEYLGGKSLCMNQYYEVLSSCRIPGLKRDAIVNHAKSSPKHITVVHNFQFFVLEVYNSDGTPLTADQLCVQLERICSSSLQTNTEPVGILTTQHRDSWGKAYVNLCKDKTNKESVSAIQRSIFTLCLDGAMPQASDGTYRSCAAVQMLHGGGSQWNSGNRWFDKTLQFIIGEDGSCGANYEHAPAEGPPIVALIDHVVEYTRKSEMTQTPTVPLPMPQKLHFNMTPEIKKDIEEAKHAMNILAQDLDVRVIVFGHFGKNVPKAHKMSPDAFIQMALQLAYYRLYQRCCATYESASLRMFRLGRTDTIRSASSASATFVKAFDDPSKQNTEKVDLLEKAVNAHRSYTNMAISGQAIDRHLLGLKMVAVEEKLSIPDIYSDAAYAKALNYKLSTSQVPSKTDCVMCFGPVASNGYGVCYNPMDDHINFAVSSFNACTETNAAHLAQGVEGALKDMRTLLEQTPRAKL; encoded by the exons ATGTGGGGCATTTGCAGCAGAACTATG GTAAAGGTGGGGATGGCGAAACCATGTGCCGTAATGAAACCCTGTCACTTGGTGAAGCCTGTATCGGTGACTCGGGTCACCGGCAGATACCTGACCCACCAGAAGGGACTGCCCGGTCTGCCTGTCCCCCCTCTGCAGCAGACCTGTGAGCGCTACATCAGTGCCCTGGAGCCCATCGTGGAGGTGGATGAGCTGAAGCACACTAAAGAGCTGGTGGATGACTTTCAGAAAGCAGGAGGTGTTggagagagacttcagagaggcCTGGAGAAGAGAGCACAGAACGCTGTGAACTGG cTGTCAGACTGGTGGGTGCAGGTTGCTTATCTTGATTACCGGTTGCCTGTGGTGGTTCATTCAAGTCCTGGGCTGGTCTTGCCTCGCATGAACTTCAGTGACAAGCAGGGACAAATAAG GTTTGCTGCCAAACTGATAGCGGGTGTTTTGGACTTTAAGATAATGATTGACAA TGAGACGCTACCAGTTGAATATCTGGGAGGGAAGTCCCTGTGTATGAATCAGTACTATGAAGTGCTGTCGTCCTGCCGTATCCCCGGTCTGAAGAGAGACGCAATAGTGAACCACGCCAAGAGCTCCCCTAAACACATTACTGTAGTCCACAACTTTCAG TTTTTTGTGTTGGAGGTGTACAACAGTGATGGGACTCCGTTGACAGCTGATCAGCTCTGTGTTCAGCTGGAGAGGATCTGTAGCTCCTCACTACAGACCAACACGGAGCCTGTCGGCATCCTCACCACGCAGCATCGTGACTCCTGGGGCAAGGCCTACGTCAACCTCTGCAAGG ATAAGACCAACAAAGAATCAGTGTCGGCTATCCAAAGGAGCATCTTCACTTTGTGTTTGGATGGAGCGATGCCTCAAGCGTCTGATGGGACGTACCGCAGCTGTGCTGCCGTCCAGATGCTGCATGGAGGAGGAAGCCAGTGGAACAGTGGCAACCGCTGGTTTGACAAGACGCTGCAG tttattatTGGAGAAGACGGGTCATGTGGTGCGAACTACGAGCACGCCCCAGCTGAGGGCCCACCCATAGTGGCCTTGATTGACCATGTTGTAGAATACAC GAGGAAGTCAGAGATGACGCAGACTCCCACGGTGCCTTTGCCCATGCCCCAGAAACTGCATTTCAACATGACGCCTGAGATCAAGAAGGACATTGAGGAGGCCAAGCACGCCATGAACAT ACTGGCCCAAGACCTGGATGTGAGGGTCATAGTGTTTGGCCACTTTGGGAAAAATGTCCCAAAGGCCCACAAGATGAGCCCTGATGCTTTCATACAGATGGCGCTACAACTGGCGTACTACAG GTTGTACCAGCGCTGCTGTGCCACATATGAAAGTGCCTCCCTGCGTATGTTCAGACTAGGCCGCACAGATACAATCCGATCAGCCTCGAGTGCCTCAGCTACCTTCGTCAAGGCCTTTGATGACCCCAGCAAACAG AACACAGAGAAAGTCGATTTACTGGAGAAAGCTGTAAACGCACACAGGTCGTACACTAACATG GCAATCAGTGGCCAGGCCATAGACAGACACCTCCTGGGCCTTAAGATGGTGGctgttgaggaaaaactctcCATACCTGATATTTACAGTGACGCCGCCTACGCCAAAGCCTTGAACTACAAGCTATCTACAAGTCAG GTACCGTCCAAGACTGACTGTGTCATGTGCTTCGGCCCGGTTGCATCCAACGGGTACGGCGTGTGCTATAATCCTATGGACGATCACATCAACTTTGCAGTGTCGTCTTTCAACGCTTGTACAGAAACAAATGCAGCACATCTGGCCCAGGGTGTGGAGGGCGCACTGAAGGACATGAGGACATTGCTGGAACAAACCCCAAGAGCCAAACTGTGA